Below is a window of Cyanobacteriota bacterium DNA.
GAAACTCGAAGCCCAAATTCAAGCTCGTGCTCTTGAATAAACAGTAGCAAAATTTTTGTATATTTTACATAAAAACTAGGGGTGATTATCCGACCATCGCCAAAATCTCATCCCATTCCTTGGCCTTAACTGGCTGCACCGAAAGCCTAGAACCTCTTTGAACCAGCATCATATCTTTAAGCTTGGGATTGGTTTTAACCTGCTCTAAGGGAATAATTTCTTTGAATTTCTTTTTGAATTTCACCTTGACTGTCATCCAGCGCGGATTGTCTTTAGAGCTTTTTCCATCAAAGTACTCAGACTTAGGGTCAAATTGAGTTGGATCGGCAACGGGCTCCTTGCTGGCGATTTCGGCAAGCCCGGCAATATGTGGTGGCTTTGCGTTAGAGTGATAAAACAAGACTTGATCGCCATGTTTCATCTCATCACGCATAATATTGCGCGCTTGATAATTGCGTACACCGTCCCAAACAGTGGTGCCTTC
It encodes the following:
- a CDS encoding EVE domain-containing protein; this encodes MNYWLMKSEPDCFSIDTLQKEGTTVWDGVRNYQARNIMRDEMKHGDQVLFYHSNAKPPHIAGLAEIASKEPVADPTQFDPKSEYFDGKSSKDNPRWMTVKVKFKKKFKEIIPLEQVKTNPKLKDMMLVQRGSRLSVQPVKAKEWDEILAMVG